A window from Cryptomeria japonica chromosome 1, Sugi_1.0, whole genome shotgun sequence encodes these proteins:
- the LOC131042258 gene encoding exocyst complex component EXO70B1: MTRDKQESVMSPDTEKTHNLEEKLAAADGMISKWDTKTTNTMLFQSNPLEAGQYLTAIQNLQQLMEKLSVVDSSSAKMIRAEHLMQMSMARLRNEFHNILLSNSDPIDRSGRFSVHSSMEGSVSRSSCFSSDDDATDEDGGGGTPLSARPSIDRICDLDTIPLGAVEDLRNIVQSMASAGYGRECVRVFAVARKSVVEESLYNLGVEKVSLNDVQKMEWASLEDKIRKWISAAKISIQLLFAREKWLCDQVFEGFTQLRDSGFADVAKDPAARLLSFAEAVAASRRAPETMFKVLDMYETLTEIIPDINEIFCENPCKGVQKQAAQCLVLLGEAVWGILTEFENSLEKESSKAAIPGGAVHPLTRYVVNYLVYLYDYKETFLTLTADKPMDLPKGLAGGFAPGLDDDVDVTAAPLSIRLGWIAVLLQCKIDAKSKLYKEPALSYLFLMNNLHYIVEKVKGSELKSVLGDKWLWKQCNTVRQYAVYYERAAWSKVLSLLAEEGISGVSQQALKDRFKAINVTIEGVIKSHEGWVVHDVRLREDLGISISQRLMPAYRSFLGRFERRLDSGRHSHSHVKYTADELENLVLDLFKGGAAVSSRRSHR; encoded by the coding sequence ATGACCAGAGACAAGCAGGAATCAGTTATGAGCCCAGATACAGAGAAAACCCACAACTTGGAGGAGAAATTAGCCGCAGCCGACGGCATGATCTCCAAATGGGACACAAAAACAACAAACACGATGCTCTTCCAGAGCAACCCACTAGAAGCCGGTCAGTACCTGACGGCGATCCAGAATCTCCAGCAACTGATGGAAAAATTGTCCGTCGTAGACAGCAGCTCTGCAAAGATGATCCGTGCGGAGCACCTGATGCAGATGTCGATGGCGCGTCTCCGGAACGAGTTTCACAACATTCTGTTATCTAACAGCGACCCGATCGACCGTTCGGGTCGGTTTTCTGTCCATTCGAGCATGGAGGGGAGCGTAAGCAGGTCGAGTTGCTTCTCGTCCGACGACGACGCCACAGACGAAGACGGCGGCGGCGGCACGCCGCTTTCCGCGCGTCCGTCAATTGACAGAATTTGCGACCTGGACACAATTCCGTTGGGCGCCGTGGAGGACCTGAGGAACATAGTGCAGAGCATGGCGTCTGCAGGGTACGGGAGGGAGTGCGTTCGAGTCTTCGCGGTTGCCAGAAAATCTGTGGTGGAAGAAAGTCTGTACAATCTGGGCGTGGAGAAGGTGAGCTTGAACGATGTTCAGAAAATGGAGTGGGCGTCACTGGAGGACAAGATCAGGAAGTGGATATCCGCCGCCAAAATCAGCATCCAACTTCTGTTTGCAAGAGAAAAGTGGCTGTGCGATCAGGTGTTCGAGGGTTTTACACAGCTGAGGGATTCCGGCTTCGCCGATGTCGCCAAAGACCCAGCTGCCAGGCTTCTCAGCTTTGCCGAAGCCGTGGCGGCGAGCAGAAGAGCGCCGGAAACGATGTTCAAGGTTTTAGACATGTACGAGACATTGACGGAGATCATCCCCGACATTAATGAAATATTTTGTGAAAACCCCTGTAAAGGGGTTCAGAAACAGGCCGCACAGTGCCTGGTCTTGCTTGGGGAGGCGGTGTGGGGGATTTTGACCGAGTTTGAGAATTCCCTCGAGAAGGAAAGTTCAAAAGCCGCCATTCCAGGTGGAGCCGTTCATCCTCTCACTAGATACGTCGTCAATTATCTTGTTTACTTGTATGATTACAAGGAGACATTTTTAACCCTAACGGCTGACAAGCCCATGGATCTGCCCAAGGGCCTGGCCGGGGGTTTTGCTCCTGGTCTCGACGATGACGTGGACGTGACGGCTGCCCCGCTGTCGATCCGACTTGGATGGATCGCCGTTCTCCTGCAGTGCAAAATTGATGCAAAATCCAAGCTTTACAAAGAGCCGGCGCTGTCGTACCTGTTTCTGATGAATAATCTGCACTACATCGTGGAAAAAGTGAAGGGGTCGGAGCTTAAATCTGTGCTGGGTGATAAATGGCTGTGGAAACAGTGCAATACGGTGAGACAATACGCGGTGTATTACGAGCGAGCGGCGTGGAGTAAAGTGCTTTCGCTTCTGGCGGAGGAAGGGATTTCGGGTGTTTCACAGCAGGCTTTGAAGGACAGATTTAAGGCCATCAATGTGACGATTGAAGGGGTGATAAAGAGCCATGAAGGATGGGTCGTTCATGACGTGCGGCTGCGAGAGGACCTCGGGATTTCCATATCGCAGAGACTTATGCCCGCTTACAGGTCGTTTTTGGGCAGATTTGAGAGGCGGCTGGACAGCGGAAGGCACTCGCACTCGCACGTCAAATATACGGCGGATGAATTGGAGAATTTAGTGCTGGATCTGTTCAAAGGTGGCGCCGCCGTTAGCTCGAGAAGAAGCCATCGATAA